The following coding sequences are from one Candidatus Fusobacterium pullicola window:
- a CDS encoding DUF1275 domain-containing protein, producing MLCFLGGFINTVSIAKYSYTVSHFTGHVSKIAINIGEAHFLEVFKILSIIIVFVIGSTISGFLVDGREFNLRRRYGFSMLILGLGLLLLYLTVKDTWLFFYYLPFMLGVQNGLFISYKGVVVRTSHVSGIITDAGVYLGHYLKGKKEDKWKIYFCLTSISMFLLGSFFGIESYFLLKDRAFVIAGFGYITVACIYFSLRHRYRHVLHLTDAHYHFQ from the coding sequence ATGCTATGTTTTTTGGGGGGATTTATTAATACTGTAAGTATTGCAAAATATTCCTATACAGTTTCTCATTTTACTGGTCATGTTTCTAAAATAGCTATCAATATCGGGGAAGCTCATTTTTTAGAAGTTTTTAAAATTTTATCTATCATAATTGTCTTTGTTATAGGTTCTACTATTTCAGGTTTCTTAGTTGATGGAAGAGAGTTTAATTTAAGAAGAAGATATGGTTTTTCTATGCTTATACTTGGTCTTGGACTTCTACTACTCTACCTTACAGTTAAAGATACTTGGTTGTTTTTCTACTATCTTCCATTTATGTTGGGAGTACAAAATGGCCTCTTTATTTCATACAAAGGAGTTGTTGTTAGAACTAGTCATGTCAGTGGAATTATTACAGATGCTGGAGTATATTTAGGTCATTATTTGAAAGGAAAAAAAGAGGATAAATGGAAGATTTATTTCTGTCTTACAAGTATTTCAATGTTTTTACTTGGAAGTTTTTTTGGAATAGAATCTTACTTTTTATTAAAAGATAGAGCTTTTGTTATAGCAGGTTTTGGTTACATCACTGTTGCTTGTATTTATTTCTCTTTAAGACATAGATATAGGCATGTTTTACATCTTACTGATGCACACTACCATTTTCAATAA